The sequence TTGGACTGGCATCCTGCTTACGAGGCAACCGGCGATCATCGACCGGAATGGGTGGTGGATTTGATCGGGATACGCATCCTCAAAAGAAGCACTGCTGAATCATGTATGGACCGAGCATGGACAGAGTGTGGACGCAGGCGACGGGTCGAGGGGAGCCGGACGGCTCACTGGCACCAACAAAAAATCCTTATCCCCGATAAGAGATAGGATTCTAGAGGCAATCCAATTGCCTATTAATAACGATAATGATCCGGCTTATAGGGACCATCTGGAGAGATTCCGATATATGTAGCCTGCTTGGGACTCAACCGGGTTAACTTGATCCCAAGTTTTTCCAAATGCAGTCGAGCGACTTCCTCATCCAGCTTTTTAGGTAAGGTGTACACACCTATGGGTCGCGGATTGTTCCAAAGATCGATTTGGGCCAAGGTTTGGTTCGTAAATGAATTCGACATGACGAAACTGGGATGACCTGTAGCACAACCTAGATTGACAAGACGTCCTTCAGCCAGAAGATAGAGGTTATTCCCATTGGGAAGTACATATTTATCCACCTGGGGCTTGATGTTGACGCGTTGTACACCCGGAAGGGATTTCAAACCGGTCACATCGATTTCGCTGTCGAAATGCCCGATATTGCAAATGATGCTTTCACCTTTCATCATCACCATGTGATTGACGGTAATGACATCCACGTTACCGGTCGCGGTGACAAAAATATTTCCCACCTTGGCGGCGTCTTCCATAACGGTGACTTCAAAGCCCTCCATCGCCGCTTGCAGGGCGTTGATGGGATCAATCTCAGTAACGATCACGCGGGCCCCGTAACTGCGCATGCTATGCGCGCACCCCTTGCCCACATCTCCGTAGCCGGCCACAACCACCACCTTACCTGCGATCATCACATCGGTGGCGCGCTTGATACCGTCGGCTAATGATTCCCGGCATCCGTACAGATTATCGAACTTGCTCTTGGTGACACTGTCGTTCACATTAATGGCCGGCACCAAGAGTTCCCCTTTGTCCATCATCTGATATAAACGATGGACGCCGGTGGTGGTTTCCTCCGACACGCCTTTCCAATCTTTGCTTATACGGGTCCACAGACCAGGATGGGACTTCAAGGTTTTTCTCAATAAGTTGAGAATACAGCCTTCCTCTTCGCTTTCCGGTTTTCGATCCAGGAAAGACGCGTCTTTTTCGGCTTTGACTCCCCAATGAATGAGCAGAGTAGCATCGCCACCATCATCCACAATAAGCTGGGGTCCCAGGACCTCACCGTTCTTTCCGGGGTGAACCAGCGCGTTAAAAGTACAGTCCCAATATTCTTCTAGGGTCTCACCTTTCCAGGCGAATACGGGAACTCCAGCCACAGCAATGGCTGCCGCTGCATGGTCTTGGGTTGAAAAGATATTGCAAGAGGCCCAGCGAACATCCGCACCCAGGTCGACCAAGGTTTCGATCAACACGGCTGTTTGAATGGTCATATGCAGCGAACCGGTTACCCGGACGCCTTTGAGGGATTTCAATTTCCCGTACTTTTCACGCACTGCCATCAGGCCGGGCATTTCTTTTTCAGCAATTTCAATTTCTTTGCGACCAAAATCGGCCAAGGACAAATCCGCCACTTTGAAATCAAGCGAAGAGGATAGGTTGTTTTCTGTTAACGTCGGCATGGTCATGTCCTTTTTATAAAGAGTGCGAGGCGCCCCTGTTTTCGCCCTCACTGGCCGCGCGAAACGCGGTGAGGGGAATTTCATGTGTTTGATTTTTTTGTTTGATAAGGTATTGCTTCTGACGGGGGACTGGGGAAGTATACGCAGCAACGGACTTATAGGTCAAGGCAATATTGGCTACAAAATCGCGGCGTTGAAGCCGGCCTCTATGGGGGTCCGAATCGATACGCCGACGCCGGAGCAACGTCAGTATCTGGATTCCTGGAGCATGGGGACGTAGGGGCTAACGGTTCAACGTGCAACGTTCAAGATTCAGAGGTTAGAAACCTTGAACTTTGCACCTTGAACCTTGAACCTTGAACATTGAACATTGAACTTTGAACCTTGAACATTGAACATTGAACATTGAACTTTGAACCTTGAACATTGAACATTGAACTTTGAACTTTGAACCTTGAACTTTGCACGTTGAACATAGTTTAACTCTTAACCCTGAGTACGGAGCCGAGACCGGCAGCGGTAAAGAGGGCGTTGGGAAGCCAGGCCGCGACGACCGGGGACAGGACGCCGCCTCGCCCGAGAGAAATGCTGAAGGAGTTGAGGATCGAGTAACAGATGGCGACTACCACGCAGGCACCCGTCCAGGTCATTACACCTCGCTTACCTGTACGGAGAGCGAAGGCGATCCCGATCAAGGCCATCACGAGACTCGAAAATGCCGTAGAGCCCTTTGCAGCCAGGTCTACCTGATACCGCACGGAGTTCGCCCCGGTTTTGGCGAGCTTCTCAATATACTCCCGAAGCTCCCCAGAGCTCATCTCCTCTGACTCCCGCATGACCTGGGCGAGATCTATAGGCTTTTCGTCGAGGTAGAGTGTGAAGTTCGTAAACGAATTCACGCGATAGGTTCCATCAGGACCAGTCCAGGAGATTTCGCCGTCCTGAAGTAACCACTGCCCGTTTTGCCATCTGGCCTCCCTTGCATCGATCCTTCTCAGCAGTGCAAAATCCGGTGAGAGTTCAAAGAGGGTCAGTCCCCGGATGTTGCCCGATGTTGTGTCCAGCAGTGAGATATGTAAGAATCGGTTCCCCTTGGCCCGGTACCAGATATCGTTGTCCTTGGTGCGCTGGAAGGGAGCGACCTTCTGTACCTTGACCCGATAGGCGTTCAGCGCGCGCTCATTCATTCGAGGGATGATCGATTCACCAAGGATCAATGCTGCGAAGCTCACGACGAGGCCGAGGACCAAGAGCGGAACAACGATACGAAAGGAGTTGAGGCGACCCATCTTCATGGCGAGTAATTCGTTGTACCGGGCCATTTTGCCAAGGCTGAAGAGGGCAGCGAGAAGCACCGCCACCGGCAGGACCTGAAATCCAAACCATGGCAGTCTATTCATGTAGTACTGGATCACCACCATGCCGGACACGTCGAAGAAGCGGGAGAGGCGGTCGAACAGATCAACGATGGCGGAAAGTGCGATGAAGATCGCCAGCGAGAAGACGAATACCCCCAGAAACTCTCTTACAATGTAACGATCAAGGATTCGCATGGCAGCGCTCAGCGTTCAGCCGTCAGCAATCAGTATTCGGCTCTCAGGACTTAGGAAGACTTCTTGCTGCTGAGCGCTGAGCGCTGAAAGCTGACCGCTGTGTGTATCAGAGTTCGAAGTCTGACGGGCAGAAAAACCTCGCGACCCTCCGCAAGAACCAAGCTGATTGCGATGATGCCCAAGGTAAGGTTCGGGAACCATACGCCGAGAGCGGGCTCGATTCGCCCGCGAGATCCGAGGCTCTCGCCGGTCGCCAGCAGAATATAGTAAAATACGGCAACGGCTACGCTGAGGGCAAGGCTGACACCTCGGGTGGCCTTCCTGATGCGAATCGCGAGCGGGGCGCCTATCGCACTCAGGATGAGACAGGCAATCGGGAGAGCGAATTTTTTGTGCAGTTCTACCTGCAGCGGCCAAGCCTTGCCTCCGTCATTTTTGAGCCGCGCAATCTCCGTTCGCAGCTCTTCGAGATTCAACTCTTTACCCTGTCTCACTCGTTCTACTGTCTCGGCGAGGAAACCGCCGGACAGGATCTGAAGATCGTAGGTTTCAAAATCGAGATTTCGAAACCGGCCGGGATTGTCGAGAGAGCTGATATGGAGAGTTCCCTTCGACAGTTGGAGCCCGATCGGCGTCCCCGTTTCATCATTTTTGTTGAGCAGCTTGCCCTCCCGAGCGATGACGAGATGCTGATCGGCCTGACTCCTGCGGTCGATGACCAGGATGCCTTGAAGCGTCCCGTCCTGTTTCTTCAAGTGATCGACGTAGATCGCAAGTCCGGGGATCTCGGTATTGAACACTCCCTCCTCAAGTCCCGTGAGCGCCTTCGTATGGTAGAGTTGATGAGTCAACGTCTTGAGGGCGCTTGTGCTGTAGGGCTGAACCAGGGCGCTGATCCATAGGGTGGCGAATGTCGCAACGATGCCGAAGAGAACCCCAGGCGCCATCAGGCGGTACAGACTGAGGCCGCTTGTTTTGAGCACGATCGCCTCCCCCTCGGACGAGACGCGGCCATACGTAGCCAGGACAGCCAACAACACGGACATCGGAATTGTGACTGTCAGGGAGAAGGGAAGAACGTAGAGGATGAGACGAAGAACCACTCCAACGGGAGCCCCCTTATTGATAATCAGATCCATTAAGCGCATCATCTGGTCCATCAGCAGAACGAAGGTAAAGGTCCCAAGTCCGAGCGCAAAAGAGGCTGCCATCTCTTTCAGCAGATGCCGATCGATCAGGCAGAAGGGGCGTGGCCGTCTGGTAAAAACGGTTATCCCGTTAGTGCGAGAGGTGGGGTATGAAGTGTGCGGTGTGCGGTGCGAATGTTGCATCCTTTAAATTGTAGTGAAGAGGCCTTACCAAGTAAACATAATTCGCTTGAAATAGCCTCGGAGAGGTTGTTATAAAGGCCCGGACAAGGCAACACGAAAACTGCGGAGGCTTCTGAATGGGGATTGTGGTCGTCATCATCGGCATTGTCGTGCTAGCCGTCACGCTCGTTACGATGATGAAAAAATCTACTCGAAAAGATGTGGGCGCGTGGCTTGTCGAAAAGCCTTTTCGCGTCTGGTGGCTCCCGTGCCTCATGCTTGTGTATTACAGTATGATGAGCGCAGCGGTCGATCAGTGGGACCTCAATCTATTCGCGCTGTTGGCGGTATATTTTGGATTACCGACATTGCTGCTGCATCTTACCGGCCCAAAATCCGACGATACATTGGCCGGACGAGATCTGGTGATGAATTTTGCCGTCGTGCTGTGGATATGGTTGCTGATCGAGCTGAAGATTGTGCCGATTAATTGGCTTCGCGTACAAATCGGCAGCAGTCGGCCCACCGCGCTGCCGTTAGGCATATACGCAGCCATCATATATGCCCTCATTATCCTTTCGGGGTGGAGACGATTTGATCTGAAGTGTGATCTGTCTTTTAAAAAGTCGGACCTCCTCCCAGTGGCGGCAACCTTCGGAGCGCTGGGAGTCGCACTGGTGTTGATTACGCTCTCTACCGGGCTGACCACATTGGGTATCGCCAAGGTGGTGAGACTCAATCCTCTTGGCTTACCTCTGATCATAGCCGTGCCGATAGGAATATTAGCGGCTGTTCCGATGATCTTCGCTAGTATTGGTGTGGTAGAAGAAATACTGTTTCGCGACGCGATTCAGAATCTCCTTCGGCATCGTCTGACGCCGATTTGTGCGTTGATTGTTGCGTCGGTGGTGTTCGGACTGGCGCATGTCAATAAAAGGGCATTAGGGTTTGAAGTCCCCAACTGGCCGTACGCCGGTGTGGCTGCTATTGCCGGCTTGGGATATGGGTTTGTGTTCTGGAAGACGAACTCCGTCATAGCATCTGCAACGGTCCACGCAATGGTAGACGCGATGTGGATCCTCTTTCTCAGGGGTGGTAAATGAGCAAAGGATAGGGGCGATCGGTGGGGATAGAAAAGGCGAGTGCGCGGTGGTTCTCAATGTTGATCGGTAGCACACCTTAACCCAGAGAGGAAAAGGAGTCTGAGATGATAAATCGACGAGGGGTAGGGCTTATTGTCTTGGCAGGAAGTCTCGTTGTCCTGAGCGGGGAGGTGGCATGGGCTCAGGTTGCCCCGGAGCGGCAGGCGGCATTGAAACAGATGGCGGAGCGGGTGAAGTCGTTCGCACAACGCATGCCCGAATCTACGCGCAACATGCTCTCGAGCGGCGCCCTGAACCTGATCAACCTGGCAGAGCGGTGGGACCAGATCGAACCGCACCTTCAGCGGGCGCTGCCGACGCCCCTTTCCTCAGCTCAACCGATCCTGCCGCCCGACGCAGGAGGGGCCTTGGCGGATCGGATCCTGGCGCCGAAACAGGTATCGAACCTGAGCGCAGATGGGTCGTCCTCCCGCTTGGCAGGGTTCACCCAGAGTGAAACCTCAACCGCCTGGTGCGGGAACAACGTGGTAGTTGGCTTCAACGACTCGGGGAGTATGGTGGAGACCATACCTGTGCCTGGTATCGGCCTAAGTTTTACCGGGGTCGCCCGATCTACCAACAAGGGAGGCTCTTTCACCGACCTGGGGTTTTTGAATCCCGGGCCGGTCATTACCGACCTTCTCGCTGGGGATCCGGTCCTTGGTTGTAGTGATGCGAATACGTTCTATTATGCGTCGCTCTTCGAAAGGGAGACAACAAGCGATATCGCGGTTTCAAAATCATTCGATGGAGGACAGACCTTCGGCGGCCCTGTTTCGGCGATCAGTAAGGGTGGCGCGACCCACTTCCTGGATAAACCATGGATAGCTATTGACTCGACGACCCCAAACAGGATCTACGTCACGTACACTGATTTCGATGAATCGGGTAGCCTGTGCGGCTTTGACCCGGTTTCCAGCCTTCCCATTCCAAGGACTGCCATCGAGCTGGTTCGCTCCACCGATGGGGGTGGGAGCTGGAGTTTTCCTCCCGTAGTGATCCGGGAAGTCTGTGGCGATCCTTTCGCCCATGGCTCGCAGGTAGCGGTGGGGCCGGGCGGCGAGGTCTATGTGGCATGGGAAGCCTTCGGAGCGAACTTCGTCACCCG comes from Candidatus Methylomirabilis tolerans and encodes:
- a CDS encoding LptF/LptG family permease, whose translation is MAASFALGLGTFTFVLLMDQMMRLMDLIINKGAPVGVVLRLILYVLPFSLTVTIPMSVLLAVLATYGRVSSEGEAIVLKTSGLSLYRLMAPGVLFGIVATFATLWISALVQPYSTSALKTLTHQLYHTKALTGLEEGVFNTEIPGLAIYVDHLKKQDGTLQGILVIDRRSQADQHLVIAREGKLLNKNDETGTPIGLQLSKGTLHISSLDNPGRFRNLDFETYDLQILSGGFLAETVERVRQGKELNLEELRTEIARLKNDGGKAWPLQVELHKKFALPIACLILSAIGAPLAIRIRKATRGVSLALSVAVAVFYYILLATGESLGSRGRIEPALGVWFPNLTLGIIAISLVLAEGREVFLPVRLRTLIHTAVSFQRSALSSKKSS
- a CDS encoding glycoside hydrolase, encoding MINRRGVGLIVLAGSLVVLSGEVAWAQVAPERQAALKQMAERVKSFAQRMPESTRNMLSSGALNLINLAERWDQIEPHLQRALPTPLSSAQPILPPDAGGALADRILAPKQVSNLSADGSSSRLAGFTQSETSTAWCGNNVVVGFNDSGSMVETIPVPGIGLSFTGVARSTNKGGSFTDLGFLNPGPVITDLLAGDPVLGCSDANTFYYASLFERETTSDIAVSKSFDGGQTFGGPVSAISKGGATHFLDKPWIAIDSTTPNRIYVTYTDFDESGSLCGFDPVSSLPIPRTAIELVRSTDGGGSWSFPPVVIREVCGDPFAHGSQVAVGPGGEVYVAWEAFGANFVTREIDIRKSTDNGVTFGALVKVDNVICAGTCSRLQGNFRSGYEFPTLAVDQSGKSTNGNVYIAWHDGRYLTVPDAVSESYGYADILVSRSTDGGVTWIPPVRVNSNPEPLSSGLGTDQYQPGIAVDKAGKVGVCFYDRRLDPGNFLIDRECASSKDAGISWKNKKMTKKNFPAVPGQDLLLNYTYMGDYDGLASDFTKTNSGFIGAWGDNSLGNPDIKAGKF
- a CDS encoding CPBP family intramembrane metalloprotease, with protein sequence MGIVVVIIGIVVLAVTLVTMMKKSTRKDVGAWLVEKPFRVWWLPCLMLVYYSMMSAAVDQWDLNLFALLAVYFGLPTLLLHLTGPKSDDTLAGRDLVMNFAVVLWIWLLIELKIVPINWLRVQIGSSRPTALPLGIYAAIIYALIILSGWRRFDLKCDLSFKKSDLLPVAATFGALGVALVLITLSTGLTTLGIAKVVRLNPLGLPLIIAVPIGILAAVPMIFASIGVVEEILFRDAIQNLLRHRLTPICALIVASVVFGLAHVNKRALGFEVPNWPYAGVAAIAGLGYGFVFWKTNSVIASATVHAMVDAMWILFLRGGK
- the lptG gene encoding LPS export ABC transporter permease LptG — its product is MRILDRYIVREFLGVFVFSLAIFIALSAIVDLFDRLSRFFDVSGMVVIQYYMNRLPWFGFQVLPVAVLLAALFSLGKMARYNELLAMKMGRLNSFRIVVPLLVLGLVVSFAALILGESIIPRMNERALNAYRVKVQKVAPFQRTKDNDIWYRAKGNRFLHISLLDTTSGNIRGLTLFELSPDFALLRRIDAREARWQNGQWLLQDGEISWTGPDGTYRVNSFTNFTLYLDEKPIDLAQVMRESEEMSSGELREYIEKLAKTGANSVRYQVDLAAKGSTAFSSLVMALIGIAFALRTGKRGVMTWTGACVVVAICYSILNSFSISLGRGGVLSPVVAAWLPNALFTAAGLGSVLRVKS
- the ahcY gene encoding adenosylhomocysteinase, which gives rise to MPTLTENNLSSSLDFKVADLSLADFGRKEIEIAEKEMPGLMAVREKYGKLKSLKGVRVTGSLHMTIQTAVLIETLVDLGADVRWASCNIFSTQDHAAAAIAVAGVPVFAWKGETLEEYWDCTFNALVHPGKNGEVLGPQLIVDDGGDATLLIHWGVKAEKDASFLDRKPESEEEGCILNLLRKTLKSHPGLWTRISKDWKGVSEETTTGVHRLYQMMDKGELLVPAINVNDSVTKSKFDNLYGCRESLADGIKRATDVMIAGKVVVVAGYGDVGKGCAHSMRSYGARVIVTEIDPINALQAAMEGFEVTVMEDAAKVGNIFVTATGNVDVITVNHMVMMKGESIICNIGHFDSEIDVTGLKSLPGVQRVNIKPQVDKYVLPNGNNLYLLAEGRLVNLGCATGHPSFVMSNSFTNQTLAQIDLWNNPRPIGVYTLPKKLDEEVARLHLEKLGIKLTRLSPKQATYIGISPDGPYKPDHYRY